One segment of Apus apus isolate bApuApu2 chromosome 1, bApuApu2.pri.cur, whole genome shotgun sequence DNA contains the following:
- the ATP6V1A gene encoding V-type proton ATPase catalytic subunit A — translation MDFSKLPKIRDEDREAFVGYVHGVSGPVVTACNMAGAAMYELVRVGHSELVGEIIRLEGDLATVQVYEETSGVSVGDPVLRTGKPLSVELGPGIMGAIFDGIQRPLSDISTLTKSIYIPRGVNVSALSRDVKWDFMPSKTLRVGSHITGGDIYGVVNENSLIKHKIMLPPRNRGTVTYIAPPGNYDTSDVVLELEFEGVKEKFTMVQVWPVRQVRPVTEKLPANHPLLTGQRVLDALFPCVQGGTTAIPGAFGCGKTVISQSLSKYSNSDVIIYVGCGERGNEMSEVLRDFPELTMEVDGKVESIMKRTALVANTSNMPVAAREASIYTGITLSEYFRDMGYHVSMMADSTSRWAEALREISGRLAEMPADSGYPAYLGARLASFYERAGRVKCLGNPEREGSVSIVGAVSPPGGDFSDPVTSATLGIVQVFWGLDKKLAQRKHFPSVNWLISYSKYTRALDEYYDKHFTEFVPLRTKAKEILQEEEDLAEIVQLVGKASLAETDKITLEVAKLIKDDFLQQNGYTPYDRFCPFYKTVGMLSNMIAFYDMARRAVETTAQSDNKITWSIIRENMSEILYRLTSMKFKDPVKDGETKIKADYAQLFEDMQNAFRSLED, via the exons ATGGACTTCTCCAAGCTGCCTAAAATCCGAGATGAGGACAGAGAGGCTTTTGTTGGCTATGTCCATGGAGTCTCTGGACCTG TGGTCACGGCGTGCAACATGGCTGGTGCTGCTATGTACGAGTTGGTACGAGTAGGCCACAGTGAACTGGTGGGGGAGATTATCCGACTGGAAGGTGATTTGGCGACTGTTCAGGTGTATGAAGAAACAT CTGGTGTCTCTGTAGGAGATCCTGTACTCCGTACTGGCAAACCCTTGTCAGTGGAACTAGGGCCTGGCATTATGGGAGCTATTTTTGATGGTATCCAGAGGCCTCTATCTGACATCAGCACTCTGACCAAAAGTATCTATATCCCTAGAGGTGTCAACGTGTCAGCTTTGAGCCGAGATGTCAAATGGGACTTCATGCCTTCCAAAACTCTTCGG GTTGGCAGCCACATCACTGGTGGAGATATTTATGGTGTGGTGAATGAAAACTCCCTTATCAAACACAAAATCATGCTGCCACCACGGAACAGGGGTACAGTTACATACATTGCTCCGCCAGGAAACTATGACACTTCA GATGTTGTCTTAGAGCTGGAGTTTGAAGGTGTGAAGGAGAAGTTCACTATGGTCCAGGTCTGGCCTGTACGTCAAGTCCGTCCAGTTACTGAGAAGTTACCAGCCAATCATCCTTTATTAACTGGCCAACGGGTCTTGGATGCCCTCTTCCC GTGTGTACAAGGAGGTACAACAGCAATTCCTGGGGCATTTGGTTGTGGGAAGACTGTGATTTCACAGTCTCTCTCAAAATACTCCAACAGTGATGTCATCATTTACGTAGGCTgtggagaaagaggaaatgaaatgtCTGAAGTACTGAGAGATTTCCCTGAG ttAACCATGGAAGTTGATGGCAAGGTAGAAAGCATCATGAAGAGAACAGCTCTTGTAGCAAATACCTCCAACATGCCTGTGGCTGCCAGAGAAGCCTCTATCTATACTG GCATCACCCTGTCTGAGTATTTCCGGGACATGGGCTACCATGTCAGTATGATGGCAGACTCTACTTCCCGATGGGCTGAGGCCCTCAGAGAGATTTCAGGGCGACTGGCTGAAATGCCAGCTG ACAGTGGTTATCCAGCCTACCTTGGTGCCCGTCTAGCCTCTTTCTATGAGcgagctggcagagtgaagtgTCTGGGAAATCCTGAAAGGGAAGGCAGCGTCAGCATTGTTGGAGC TGTCTCTCCCCCGGGTGGTGACTTCTCTGATCCTGTCACATCTGCAACACTGGGCATTGTTCAG GTTTTCTGGGGCCTGGATAAGAAACTGGCACAACGCAAGCACTTCCCCTCTGTTAACTGGCTGATCAGTTACAGCAAATACACTCGTGCTCTGGATGAATACTATGACAAGCATTTTACAGAGTTTGTTCCTCTCAGGACAAAGGCCAAAGAAATCCTACAGGAGGAAGAGGACCTTGCAGAGATTGTGCAGCTTGTGGGGAAG GCTTCCTTGGCAGAAACAGATAAAATTACCTTGGAGGTTGCCAAGCTGATAAAAGACGACTTCTTGCAGCAGAATGGTTACACACCTTATGACAG GTTCTGCCCTTTCTATAAAACAGTGGGAATGCTTTCCAATATGATTGCATTTTATGACATGGCACGCCGTGCTGTAGAAACCACAGCCCAGAGTGACAATAAGATCACGTGGTCCATCATCCGAGAGAACATGAGTGAAATCCTCTACAGACTTACCTCCATGAAGTTCAAG